The following are encoded together in the Dickeya lacustris genome:
- a CDS encoding ABC transporter permease produces the protein MRQQGSQLLRLWNAAFNLYGAAMLLFLVVPVLVIVPLSFNAGSFLSYPLAGFSLRWYREFFHSSEWLSALGNSLLIAPLATLLATALGVLASVGLVRGEFRGKSLVMAVLISPMIAPVVIVAVGMFFFFAKLSLLNSYVGLVLAHAVLGVPFVVITVTAVLKNYDQNLSRAAASLGAPPLLTFRKVTLPLIAPGVFSGALFAFATSFDEVIVTLFLASPRQRTLPLQMFAGIRENLDPTIAAAATMMVAAALLLLVVMEVLRRRGEKLRGGH, from the coding sequence ATGAGACAACAGGGTTCGCAACTGCTGCGGCTATGGAATGCGGCCTTCAACCTGTACGGTGCGGCAATGCTGCTGTTTCTGGTGGTGCCGGTTCTGGTGATTGTGCCGCTGTCATTTAACGCCGGTTCGTTTCTCAGTTACCCGTTGGCCGGTTTTTCCCTGCGCTGGTATCGGGAATTTTTCCACTCCAGCGAATGGCTCAGTGCGCTGGGCAATAGCCTGCTGATTGCGCCGCTGGCGACATTATTGGCAACGGCGCTGGGGGTGCTGGCGTCGGTCGGGCTGGTGCGCGGCGAGTTTCGTGGCAAATCACTGGTGATGGCGGTACTGATTTCACCGATGATTGCGCCGGTGGTGATCGTCGCCGTGGGGATGTTCTTCTTCTTTGCCAAATTATCGCTGCTCAACAGCTATGTTGGGCTGGTGCTGGCCCATGCGGTGCTGGGCGTGCCCTTTGTGGTGATAACCGTCACGGCCGTGTTGAAAAACTATGACCAGAACCTGAGCCGAGCGGCGGCAAGCCTGGGTGCGCCACCGCTGTTGACCTTCCGCAAAGTGACGCTGCCGCTGATTGCGCCCGGCGTATTTTCCGGGGCATTGTTTGCCTTTGCGACCTCGTTTGATGAAGTCATCGTGACGCTGTTTTTGGCCAGCCCGCGCCAGCGCACCTTACCATTACAGATGTTCGCCGGTATTCGTGAAAACCTCGACCCGACCATTGCCGCCGCCGCAACCATGATGGTGGCAGCGGCACTGCTGCTGCTGGTGGTGATGGAGGTACTGCGTCGGCGTGGCGAGAAATTACGCGGCGGCCACTGA
- a CDS encoding ABC transporter permease gives MTQNAMLTTATEQQPTGLKQQLRQAQARYQKRSLLLIAPLFLFILVSFLFPILSILGKSVANPDLRVSMPATIEAMRQWSGKSIPDEAVFQALVRDLRNARNTGQVATITKRLGYEDGQYRTLITRTLRALPSDDQPELRAAMIAAQPLWGELTTWKTLDRASRPFTSYYLLAVFDHKVDPQTDSVVAQPADQALYVDVLLRTLVMAAVVTLLCVVLGYPLAYWLAKQPDNRANLLMILVLLPFWTSLIVRTASWIVLLQSGGLINHALLGIGIIDQPLVMVFNRIGVYISMTHILLPFFVLPLYAVMKGISPGYVRAAISLGAHPFVAFWKVYVPQTYAGVTAGALLVFMMAIGYYITPALLGGPGDQMISYFVAFFTNTTMNWGMAAALGTQLLVIVVLLYVFYIRVTRTNAEAAAR, from the coding sequence ATGACCCAGAACGCCATGTTGACGACAGCGACCGAACAACAGCCTACGGGCCTGAAGCAGCAATTGCGTCAGGCGCAGGCCCGCTATCAGAAACGTTCACTCCTGCTGATAGCCCCGCTATTTTTGTTCATTTTGGTCAGCTTTCTGTTTCCGATATTGTCGATTCTGGGCAAAAGCGTCGCTAACCCTGACCTGCGCGTCAGCATGCCTGCCACCATTGAGGCGATGCGGCAATGGTCAGGGAAATCGATACCGGATGAGGCGGTGTTTCAGGCACTGGTGCGTGACCTGCGTAATGCCCGTAATACCGGGCAGGTGGCGACCATCACCAAACGGCTGGGCTATGAAGACGGCCAATACCGCACGCTGATTACCCGCACGCTGCGCGCATTGCCGTCAGACGATCAGCCCGAGCTGCGGGCGGCGATGATTGCCGCGCAGCCGCTATGGGGCGAGCTGACCACCTGGAAAACGCTGGACAGGGCTTCACGGCCATTTACCAGTTACTACCTGCTGGCGGTGTTTGACCATAAAGTTGACCCGCAAACCGATAGCGTGGTGGCACAACCGGCTGATCAGGCGCTGTATGTCGATGTCTTGTTGCGCACGCTGGTGATGGCCGCTGTGGTGACGCTACTGTGTGTGGTGTTGGGCTATCCGCTGGCCTACTGGCTGGCAAAACAGCCGGATAACCGAGCCAATCTCTTGATGATTCTGGTGCTGTTGCCTTTCTGGACATCGTTGATTGTGCGCACCGCCAGTTGGATTGTGCTGCTCCAGTCCGGCGGGCTGATTAACCATGCGCTGCTGGGCATAGGGATTATCGATCAACCGCTGGTGATGGTGTTTAACCGCATCGGGGTCTACATCTCCATGACCCACATTCTGCTGCCATTTTTTGTGTTGCCGCTGTATGCGGTGATGAAAGGCATTTCGCCGGGCTATGTGCGGGCGGCTATCTCGCTGGGCGCACACCCGTTTGTTGCATTTTGGAAGGTCTATGTTCCACAAACTTACGCTGGTGTTACCGCTGGCGCGTTGCTGGTGTTCATGATGGCGATTGGTTATTACATCACGCCTGCGCTACTCGGTGGGCCGGGCGATCAGATGATCAGTTATTTCGTGGCGTTCTTTACCAACACCACCATGAACTGGGGAATGGCAGCGGCGTTGGGAACACAATTGCTGGTGATTGTGGTGCTGCTGTATGTGTTCTATATCCGTGTCACGCGTACCAACGCGGAAGCGGCGGCGCGTTAA
- a CDS encoding ABC transporter substrate-binding protein, translated as MLKKFALSALLVAIASPALADNLTVISFGGTNKDAQDKAFYKPFQAAGKGSVEAGEYNGEMARIRAMVQTGQIGWDVVEVEGPELLRGCNEGLFETLDWNKLGTQADFVKGAVSECGAGIFVWSTVLTYNANKLQQAPKSWADFWDVKNFPGKRALRKSAKFTLEIALLADGVKREDVYKVLATPAGVDQAFKKLDQIKSNIQWWESGAQPLQWLVAGDVVMTSAYNGRVAVAQKEKPGINIVWKDGLYDLDSWAIVKGSKHKALAEQFIAFANQPENQKVFAENIAYGPTNTKTTALLSPAVSSNLPTAPDNLAQSVQVDTEFWIDHGEELEQRFNAWAAQK; from the coding sequence ATGTTGAAAAAATTTGCATTATCCGCACTGTTGGTGGCGATAGCCTCCCCAGCCTTGGCTGACAATCTGACGGTTATCTCTTTTGGCGGCACCAACAAAGACGCGCAGGATAAAGCGTTTTATAAACCGTTTCAGGCCGCAGGGAAGGGCTCAGTGGAAGCGGGTGAATATAACGGTGAAATGGCCCGCATCCGTGCAATGGTGCAGACCGGGCAGATAGGCTGGGATGTGGTGGAAGTGGAGGGGCCGGAGTTACTGCGCGGTTGTAACGAAGGGCTATTCGAAACGCTGGACTGGAACAAGCTTGGCACGCAGGCCGATTTCGTCAAAGGCGCGGTTTCCGAGTGCGGGGCCGGGATTTTTGTCTGGTCAACGGTGCTGACCTATAACGCCAACAAGTTGCAGCAAGCGCCGAAAAGCTGGGCGGATTTCTGGGATGTGAAAAACTTCCCCGGTAAACGCGCGCTGCGTAAAAGCGCCAAATTTACGCTGGAGATTGCGCTGCTGGCGGATGGCGTAAAACGCGAAGACGTCTACAAAGTGCTGGCGACCCCGGCGGGCGTCGATCAGGCCTTTAAGAAGCTTGATCAAATTAAGTCGAATATTCAGTGGTGGGAGTCGGGCGCACAGCCGTTGCAGTGGCTGGTGGCGGGCGATGTTGTGATGACGTCTGCCTATAATGGCCGCGTGGCGGTAGCGCAGAAAGAGAAACCGGGCATCAATATTGTCTGGAAAGATGGCCTGTACGATCTCGACAGTTGGGCGATTGTCAAAGGCTCGAAACACAAGGCGCTGGCCGAGCAGTTCATCGCGTTTGCCAATCAGCCGGAAAACCAGAAAGTGTTTGCCGAGAACATTGCCTATGGCCCGACCAACACCAAAACCACCGCGCTGTTGTCACCTGCGGTAAGCAGCAACCTGCCAACCGCACCGGATAACCTGGCTCAGTCGGTACAGGTGGATACCGAGTTCTGGATCGATCACGGCGAAGAGCTGGAACAGCGCTTTAACGCCTGGGCTGCCCAGAAGTAA
- a CDS encoding NAD-dependent succinate-semialdehyde dehydrogenase — translation MQLKNQALFHQQCLIGGEWQDSLNGERLNVNNPASGEILGSVPLVTAQQTQQAIAAAQAAQREWSQRTGKERAALMQAWAALIRENQSDLAALLTAEQGKPLAEASGEITYATSFIDWFAEEAKRVEGSVLQSPQANQRLLVIKQGIGVCAAITPWNFPAAMITRKAAPALAAGCAMIVKPAEQTPFTALALAELAVQAGIPAGVLQVVTGDAPSVGKILCDSPVVRKLSFTGSTEVGRILMAQSAPTVKKLSLELGGNAPFIVFDDASVEQAVKGILASKFRNSGQTCVCANRIYVQRGIYPALAARLVEEVEKLRVGDGREPGVTQGPLIDHEAVAKVQQHISDALEKGAELLTGGDVHPLGGTFFTPTVIGGVTQSMRVAREETFGPVAPLFPFDDEQQVVAMANDTEFGLAAYVYTRDALRQWRVPEALEYGMVGINTGLISNEVAPFGGVKQSGLGREGSRFGIEEYLEMKYLCVDLTASD, via the coding sequence ATGCAACTGAAAAATCAAGCGTTATTCCATCAGCAATGTTTAATCGGCGGAGAATGGCAGGACAGCCTGAACGGCGAGCGCCTGAACGTTAATAACCCGGCAAGCGGTGAAATCCTGGGCTCGGTGCCGCTCGTCACCGCCCAGCAAACGCAGCAGGCGATTGCGGCGGCACAGGCGGCACAGCGGGAGTGGAGCCAACGTACCGGTAAAGAACGGGCGGCGCTGATGCAGGCCTGGGCGGCGTTGATTCGTGAAAACCAGAGCGACCTGGCGGCGTTGTTGACCGCCGAGCAGGGTAAACCGCTGGCAGAGGCCAGCGGTGAAATCACCTACGCCACCTCGTTTATCGATTGGTTTGCCGAAGAAGCCAAACGGGTGGAAGGCAGCGTGTTGCAGTCGCCTCAGGCGAACCAGCGCCTGCTGGTGATTAAGCAGGGCATCGGTGTGTGCGCGGCGATTACGCCGTGGAACTTCCCGGCGGCGATGATTACTCGCAAGGCAGCGCCAGCGTTGGCTGCCGGGTGCGCCATGATAGTCAAACCAGCGGAGCAAACGCCGTTTACCGCGCTGGCGCTGGCGGAACTGGCGGTGCAGGCGGGGATTCCGGCGGGCGTGTTGCAGGTTGTGACCGGCGATGCGCCTTCGGTCGGGAAAATTCTGTGTGACAGCCCGGTGGTGCGCAAACTGAGCTTTACCGGTTCGACCGAAGTCGGGCGCATTTTGATGGCGCAAAGCGCGCCGACGGTGAAAAAACTGTCGCTGGAGCTGGGGGGCAATGCGCCGTTCATCGTGTTTGATGATGCCAGTGTCGAGCAGGCGGTAAAAGGGATCCTCGCGTCCAAGTTCCGTAACAGTGGCCAAACCTGCGTGTGTGCTAACCGCATCTACGTGCAACGGGGCATTTACCCGGCGCTGGCGGCACGGCTGGTGGAAGAGGTGGAGAAGCTGCGGGTGGGCGATGGTCGTGAACCCGGCGTTACCCAAGGGCCGCTGATTGACCATGAGGCGGTTGCCAAAGTGCAGCAGCACATCAGCGATGCGCTGGAAAAAGGTGCCGAACTGCTGACTGGCGGAGACGTACACCCGCTGGGCGGCACCTTTTTTACGCCGACCGTCATCGGCGGCGTGACACAGTCGATGCGCGTTGCCCGCGAAGAGACATTTGGCCCGGTGGCACCCCTGTTCCCGTTTGATGACGAACAGCAAGTGGTGGCGATGGCCAACGATACCGAATTCGGCCTGGCGGCATATGTGTATACCCGCGATGCGCTGCGCCAGTGGCGGGTGCCGGAAGCGCTGGAATACGGCATGGTTGGTATCAATACCGGTTTGATTTCTAACGAAGTGGCGCCATTTGGTGGCGTGAAACAGTCAGGCCTTGGGCGTGAAGGATCGCGCTTTGGTATCGAGGAATATCTGGAGATGAAATATCTCTGCGTTGACCTCACTGCGTCAGACTGA
- a CDS encoding 4-aminobutyrate--2-oxoglutarate transaminase, which translates to MSNSELNQRRIAATPRGVGVMCDFFAEKAQNATLWDVEGREYTDFAAGIAVLNTGHRHPKLLAAVHEQLEKFTHTAYQIVPYGSYVALAERLNALAPIDGTAKTAFFTTGAEAVENAVKIARAYTKRPGVIAFGSAFHGRTLLTLTLTGKVAPYSTGFGPFPGSIFHALYPNAQHGVSVEQSLESIERLLHTDIAADQVAAILLEPIQGEGGFNVAPPEFIAGVRQLCDKYGMLLIADEVQTGFARTGKVFAMEYYDDKADLITMAKSLGGGFPISGVVGRAEVMDAPGPGGLGGTYAGNPLAVASALAVLDVIEEEQLCQRAQQLGSTLVETLERLKVVNPAIADIRARGSMVAVEFNDPQTGKPSAEITKHYQQAALQQGLLLLTCGTYGNVIRFLYPLTIPQAQFTQALAVLSDVLAK; encoded by the coding sequence ATGAGTAACAGCGAACTGAATCAACGTCGTATTGCCGCTACGCCGCGTGGTGTGGGGGTCATGTGTGATTTCTTTGCCGAGAAGGCGCAAAACGCCACGCTGTGGGATGTGGAAGGGCGCGAGTATACCGATTTTGCCGCCGGGATTGCGGTACTCAATACCGGCCATCGTCATCCGAAACTGCTGGCCGCCGTGCATGAGCAACTGGAAAAATTCACCCACACCGCCTATCAGATTGTGCCTTACGGCAGCTATGTGGCGCTGGCCGAGCGCCTGAATGCGCTGGCACCGATTGACGGTACAGCGAAAACCGCCTTTTTCACCACCGGTGCCGAAGCGGTCGAAAACGCGGTAAAAATCGCGCGCGCCTACACCAAGCGCCCCGGTGTTATCGCCTTTGGTTCGGCGTTTCATGGCCGTACCCTGCTGACATTGACCCTGACCGGCAAAGTGGCCCCGTACTCCACCGGTTTTGGCCCGTTCCCCGGCTCCATCTTCCACGCGCTTTATCCCAATGCCCAGCATGGCGTGTCGGTTGAACAGTCGCTGGAGAGTATCGAGCGCCTGTTGCACACCGATATCGCCGCCGATCAGGTCGCGGCCATTTTGCTTGAACCGATTCAGGGCGAAGGAGGGTTTAACGTGGCACCTCCCGAGTTCATCGCGGGCGTGCGTCAGTTGTGCGACAAGTACGGCATGTTGCTGATAGCCGATGAAGTCCAGACCGGTTTTGCCCGCACCGGCAAGGTGTTTGCCATGGAGTATTACGACGACAAAGCTGACCTGATTACCATGGCGAAAAGTCTTGGCGGCGGCTTCCCTATCTCGGGCGTGGTGGGGCGTGCCGAGGTGATGGATGCGCCGGGCCCCGGCGGGCTGGGCGGGACGTATGCCGGTAATCCGCTGGCGGTGGCGTCGGCGCTGGCGGTGCTGGATGTGATTGAAGAAGAGCAACTGTGCCAGCGCGCCCAACAACTTGGCTCGACACTGGTGGAGACGCTGGAGCGCCTGAAGGTCGTCAACCCGGCGATAGCCGATATCCGTGCACGCGGCTCGATGGTGGCGGTGGAGTTTAACGATCCGCAAACCGGCAAACCGAGCGCCGAGATAACCAAACACTACCAGCAGGCAGCACTACAACAGGGGCTGCTGCTGTTGACCTGTGGCACATATGGCAACGTGATTCGCTTTTTGTATCCGCTGACTATTCCGCAAGCGCAGTTTACTCAGGCGCTGGCGGTGTTAAGTGATGTACTGGCGAAATAA
- a CDS encoding PLP-dependent aminotransferase family protein → MRSLLTDLLLQALERQQEGTLNKRLYDSIRLAILAGDISPGQRLPSSRDLAQQLSLSRNTVMAAFEQLLAEGYIETRSGSGSYVTEQLPDARPPDVRTEAALPRRPATQELSRRGKHLLGYAGASARQWGAFMPGIPDINSFPHALWRRLQTRLARRVKPEQLSYSPMGGCPELQQSLVDYLRVARSVTCTAEQILITEGTHQAMDLLSKMLCNPGDVAWIEDPCYWGMRNVLTINGLRVSPVGVDEQGMVPPEQVDDDTAPRLICVTPSHQYPLGAVMSLARRQRLLALAQEHNSWVIEDDYDSEFRFSGSPIPALQGLQTEPPVIYIGTFSKTLYPGLRVSYMVLPPTLARELKVAHAELYRGGHWLTQLTLSQFIAEGHYAAHIRRMRLLYARRRALLSELIMQHLGADYLGYNSNAGLHLILKLPETIDDVLLAARIMQRGVMVKPLSSYYLRPVPERGLLLGYACVEEPQMAAAFDVILACLREPERAARPA, encoded by the coding sequence TTGCGCTCACTTCTGACGGATTTACTGCTGCAAGCGCTGGAGCGGCAGCAGGAAGGCACGCTAAACAAACGCCTTTACGATAGCATCCGGCTGGCGATTCTGGCCGGAGATATCAGCCCCGGCCAGCGTCTGCCCTCCTCGCGCGACTTGGCACAACAGCTCTCACTGTCACGCAATACCGTGATGGCGGCGTTTGAGCAGTTGCTGGCGGAAGGCTATATCGAAACCCGCAGCGGCAGCGGCAGCTACGTTACCGAGCAATTGCCCGATGCCCGCCCGCCGGATGTGCGTACCGAAGCCGCGTTGCCAAGACGCCCGGCCACACAGGAATTATCGCGCCGGGGCAAGCATCTGCTGGGATACGCCGGGGCATCTGCACGCCAGTGGGGGGCGTTTATGCCGGGCATTCCCGATATCAACAGTTTTCCCCATGCGTTGTGGCGGCGGCTGCAAACCCGCCTTGCCCGGCGGGTGAAACCGGAGCAGTTGTCTTACTCACCGATGGGCGGCTGCCCGGAGCTGCAACAATCGCTGGTGGACTACCTGCGCGTGGCCCGCTCCGTGACCTGCACAGCCGAGCAGATTCTGATAACCGAGGGCACCCATCAGGCGATGGATCTGCTGTCGAAAATGCTGTGTAACCCCGGCGATGTGGCATGGATTGAAGACCCGTGCTATTGGGGAATGCGCAATGTGCTGACGATTAACGGGCTGCGGGTATCGCCCGTTGGCGTTGATGAGCAAGGCATGGTGCCGCCAGAGCAGGTTGATGACGACACAGCCCCCAGGCTGATTTGCGTGACGCCATCGCACCAGTACCCGTTGGGCGCGGTGATGAGCCTTGCCCGCCGTCAGCGCTTACTGGCGCTGGCACAAGAGCACAACAGTTGGGTGATTGAAGATGACTACGACAGCGAGTTTCGCTTCTCCGGCAGCCCAATTCCCGCGCTGCAAGGCCTGCAAACCGAGCCACCGGTCATTTATATCGGCACATTTAGCAAAACGCTCTATCCGGGGCTACGGGTCAGCTACATGGTGTTGCCGCCTACGCTGGCACGAGAGCTGAAAGTGGCCCACGCCGAGCTGTATCGCGGCGGCCACTGGCTGACACAGCTCACGCTGAGTCAATTCATCGCCGAAGGGCACTACGCCGCCCACATCCGGCGTATGCGACTCCTTTATGCCCGCAGGCGAGCGCTGCTCAGTGAGTTAATTATGCAGCACCTCGGCGCTGACTACCTTGGCTACAACAGTAATGCCGGGCTGCATTTGATCTTAAAACTGCCGGAAACCATTGATGACGTCCTGCTCGCCGCCCGCATTATGCAGCGCGGCGTGATGGTCAAACCGCTGTCCAGTTACTACCTGCGCCCCGTGCCCGAGCGCGGGTTGCTGCTGGGTTATGCCTGCGTTGAGGAGCCACAAATGGCGGCGGCCTTCGATGTCATTCTGGCCTGCCTGCGTGAGCCCGAGCGTGCCGCAAGACCGGCTTAA
- a CDS encoding ABC transporter ATP-binding protein, translated as MKTYVSFKNIQKTYDGDRLVVKNLNLDIQEGEFLTMLGPSGSGKTTSLMMLAGFETPTQGEILLRDTPLHNLPPHQRGIGMVFQNYALFPHMTVAENLAFPLAIRRMNRSDIKEKVDRVLDRVKLTTLADRYPAQMSGGQQQRVALARALVFEPRLVLMDEPLGALDKQLREHMQLEIKALHRALELTVVYVTHDQSEAMTMSDRVAVFNDGIIQQMDSPSDIYERPQNAFVAQFIGENNTLIATHASSEGDYYQATLDDGTLLRALKVRPSSPGRKIHLCIRPERVRVNASVLPDGAQQVSARIQQFIYLGDHVRMMTEVAGQPQFMVKLPASELNPNWQAGSEVRLSWLPEHLRALDALTTH; from the coding sequence ATGAAAACCTACGTTAGCTTCAAAAATATTCAAAAAACCTACGATGGCGATCGCCTGGTGGTCAAAAACCTGAATCTGGACATTCAGGAAGGGGAATTTCTGACGATGCTTGGCCCATCGGGGTCGGGTAAAACCACCAGCCTGATGATGCTGGCCGGGTTCGAAACGCCAACGCAGGGGGAGATTTTACTGCGTGATACACCGCTGCATAACCTGCCGCCTCATCAGCGTGGCATCGGCATGGTGTTTCAAAACTATGCGCTGTTTCCTCATATGACCGTGGCGGAAAACCTGGCCTTCCCGCTGGCTATCCGCCGCATGAACCGCAGCGACATTAAAGAAAAAGTTGACCGGGTGCTCGACCGGGTGAAATTAACCACTCTGGCTGACCGCTATCCGGCGCAAATGTCCGGTGGCCAGCAGCAGCGGGTGGCACTGGCGCGTGCGCTGGTGTTTGAACCCCGACTGGTACTGATGGATGAACCGCTGGGCGCGCTGGATAAACAGCTGCGTGAACATATGCAACTGGAGATTAAAGCGCTGCACCGGGCGCTGGAGCTCACGGTGGTGTATGTCACCCACGACCAAAGCGAAGCCATGACCATGTCTGACCGGGTTGCCGTGTTCAACGATGGCATCATTCAACAGATGGACAGCCCGAGCGACATTTACGAACGCCCGCAAAATGCGTTTGTGGCGCAGTTTATTGGCGAAAACAACACGCTGATTGCCACGCACGCCAGCAGCGAGGGCGACTACTATCAGGCCACGCTGGATGACGGCACCCTGCTGCGCGCGCTGAAAGTACGGCCAAGCTCGCCGGGGCGCAAAATTCACCTGTGCATTCGCCCGGAGCGCGTGCGCGTTAACGCAAGCGTACTGCCGGACGGCGCCCAGCAAGTCAGCGCCCGTATCCAGCAATTTATTTATCTGGGCGACCACGTACGTATGATGACTGAAGTGGCCGGTCAGCCACAGTTTATGGTGAAACTGCCCGCCAGCGAGCTCAACCCGAACTGGCAGGCAGGCAGCGAAGTGCGGCTCTCCTGGCTGCCCGAGCACCTGCGTGCACTGGATGCGCTCACCACCCACTAA
- the pptA gene encoding tautomerase PptA: MPHVAIKYFPRNLPENVKQDLTNEISELLKKYLNAEDKSISVALTEVQPDRWKETVYDIEIGPELDNLTKKPGYTL; encoded by the coding sequence ATGCCGCATGTCGCCATCAAGTATTTTCCCCGCAATCTGCCGGAAAACGTCAAACAGGATTTGACAAACGAAATCAGTGAATTACTCAAGAAGTACCTGAATGCCGAAGACAAATCCATCTCGGTGGCGTTAACTGAAGTCCAGCCAGACCGCTGGAAAGAGACGGTATACGATATCGAAATCGGCCCAGAGCTGGATAACCTCACCAAAAAACCGGGATATACGCTGTAA
- a CDS encoding DUF1852 domain-containing protein: protein MTKHFTFTIKSSRFDEHYNPSESTRITTNFANLARGERRQENLRNTLVMIDNRFNTLAHWDNPKGDRYAIELEIISVDLHLANNDGTFPAIEILKTNILDKKTNLRIEGIVGNNFSSYVRDYDFSVLLLEHNKQHAEFSVPDNFGVLHGNIFKHFVNSQEYKDNFSKAPVICLSVSSKDTYHRTGNQHPVLGIEYQPNGSSLTEQYFAKMGLQVRYFMPQHSVAPLAFYFSGDLLSDYTDLELISTISTMETFQKIYRPEIYNANSAAGQYYQPDLNHQDHSLTKIVYDREERSQLAIKQGKFAEEHFIKPYQPILEQWFAHYAR from the coding sequence ATGACGAAACATTTTACATTTACGATTAAGAGCAGTCGCTTTGATGAGCACTATAACCCTTCCGAAAGCACGCGTATTACGACCAATTTTGCGAATTTGGCCAGAGGAGAGCGTCGTCAGGAGAACTTACGCAACACCTTAGTGATGATCGATAATCGCTTCAATACGCTGGCGCATTGGGATAACCCCAAAGGCGATCGTTATGCTATCGAGCTTGAAATCATTTCTGTTGACCTGCATCTTGCCAATAATGACGGCACCTTTCCGGCAATTGAAATATTAAAAACCAATATTCTCGATAAAAAAACCAACCTGCGTATCGAAGGGATTGTCGGCAATAACTTCTCTTCTTATGTACGAGATTATGATTTTAGTGTGTTGTTGTTAGAGCATAACAAGCAGCATGCCGAATTTAGCGTCCCAGATAATTTTGGCGTTTTGCATGGCAATATATTTAAACATTTTGTGAACTCACAAGAATATAAAGATAACTTTAGCAAGGCACCGGTAATATGCTTGAGTGTTTCCAGTAAAGATACCTATCATCGCACGGGGAATCAGCATCCGGTCTTGGGCATAGAATACCAGCCCAACGGTTCTTCTTTGACCGAACAATATTTCGCAAAAATGGGCTTACAGGTTCGCTATTTTATGCCGCAACATAGCGTTGCGCCTTTGGCATTTTATTTTTCGGGCGACTTACTGAGTGATTACACCGATCTTGAGCTAATCAGTACCATCAGCACGATGGAGACATTCCAGAAAATTTACCGCCCTGAGATTTACAATGCTAATTCCGCCGCCGGGCAATACTATCAACCCGATTTAAATCATCAGGATCATTCATTAACAAAGATTGTGTATGACCGGGAAGAGCGCAGCCAGTTGGCAATTAAACAAGGGAAATTTGCCGAAGAGCACTTCATCAAACCGTACCAGCCTATTCTTGAACAATGGTTTGCCCATTACGCGCGTTGA
- a CDS encoding methionine synthase has protein sequence MKTLLPTSTAGSLPKPSWLAEPEKLWSPWKLQNEELIEGKKDALSLSLFDQLRAGIDIVSDGEQTRQHFVTTFIEHLSGVDFEKREVVKIRNRYDASVPTVVGAVARQQPVFVEDAKFLRQLTKQPIKWALPGPMTMIDTLYDNHYKSREKLAWEFAKILNQEARELEAAGVDIIQFDEPAFNVFFDEVNDWGIAALEKATEGLNCETAVHICYGYGIKANTDWKKTLGSEWRQYEEAFPKLQTSTIDIISLECHNSRVPMDLLELIRGKKVMVGAIDVATNIIETPEDVANTLRKALQFVDADKLYPSTNCGMAPLSRRVATGKLNALSAGADIVRRELLAK, from the coding sequence ATGAAAACATTGCTACCCACCTCGACTGCGGGCAGTTTACCCAAACCCTCCTGGCTCGCCGAGCCGGAGAAACTGTGGTCTCCCTGGAAATTACAAAACGAAGAATTAATTGAAGGGAAAAAAGACGCCTTAAGTTTGTCGCTGTTTGATCAACTGCGCGCAGGGATTGATATTGTCAGCGATGGCGAACAAACGCGCCAACATTTTGTCACCACCTTTATTGAGCACCTCAGCGGCGTCGATTTTGAGAAGCGTGAAGTGGTTAAAATTCGTAATCGCTATGACGCAAGCGTACCGACCGTGGTCGGTGCCGTAGCGCGTCAACAACCGGTGTTTGTGGAAGATGCCAAATTCTTGCGTCAACTGACGAAGCAACCGATTAAATGGGCGTTGCCGGGGCCGATGACGATGATTGATACACTCTATGATAATCACTACAAAAGCCGCGAAAAGCTCGCCTGGGAATTCGCCAAAATACTCAATCAGGAAGCGAGAGAATTAGAGGCCGCGGGTGTCGATATTATTCAGTTTGATGAACCCGCATTTAATGTTTTCTTTGATGAGGTGAATGACTGGGGGATTGCCGCGTTAGAAAAAGCCACCGAAGGGCTTAACTGTGAAACGGCTGTACATATTTGCTATGGCTATGGCATTAAGGCCAATACCGACTGGAAAAAAACGCTGGGGTCAGAATGGCGGCAATATGAAGAAGCCTTTCCGAAACTGCAAACCTCGACTATCGATATCATTTCACTGGAATGCCATAACTCACGGGTGCCGATGGATCTGCTCGAACTGATTCGCGGCAAAAAAGTCATGGTAGGGGCCATTGATGTGGCAACCAATATCATTGAAACCCCCGAAGACGTCGCCAATACGCTACGAAAAGCACTACAGTTTGTCGATGCCGATAAACTCTATCCGTCTACCAACTGTGGTATGGCACCGTTATCTCGTCGCGTCGCCACCGGCAAACTCAACGCATTAAGCGCAGGCGCAGATATCGTGCGCAGAGAGCTTCTGGCGAAATAA